A single window of Selenomonas sputigena DNA harbors:
- a CDS encoding DUF951 domain-containing protein, which yields MQRYEPGDIVRMKKRHPCGSDLWRILRTGTDFGLKCEGCGRFVQIGREKFLRLVREVKEKPDT from the coding sequence ATGCAGCGCTATGAACCGGGCGACATCGTGCGCATGAAGAAGCGCCACCCGTGCGGCAGCGACCTCTGGCGCATCCTGCGCACAGGCACGGACTTCGGCCTCAAGTGCGAAGGCTGCGGGCGCTTCGTACAGATCGGGCGCGAGAAATTTCTGCGCCTCGTGCGCGAGGTCAAGGAAAAGCCGGACACTTAA
- a CDS encoding CheB methylesterase domain-containing protein translates to MESGKSDKSGKTSLFPVAMPPASTKEKQLIAIGASTGGTEAIAAILKNLAPPLPPIVIVQHIPPIFSNHFAHRLNAISKLTVKEAEDGEAIKDSTAYIAPGGQHMKLERRSGRLIVTCTKGDPVNWVRPSADVLFFTVAELVGDAALGVILTGMGADGAKGLFAMRRAGAMTFGQDETSCVVYGMPRAAFELGAVERQLPLAMMAGAITQAVRGR, encoded by the coding sequence ATGGAAAGCGGCAAGAGCGATAAGAGTGGCAAGACGAGCCTTTTTCCTGTCGCCATGCCTCCGGCATCGACGAAGGAAAAGCAGCTGATCGCCATCGGCGCCTCGACGGGCGGTACGGAAGCGATCGCGGCCATCCTCAAGAACCTCGCGCCGCCGCTCCCTCCCATCGTCATCGTGCAGCACATCCCGCCCATCTTCAGCAACCACTTTGCGCACAGACTCAACGCCATATCGAAGCTCACAGTCAAAGAAGCCGAGGACGGCGAAGCCATCAAGGACTCGACCGCCTACATCGCGCCCGGCGGCCAGCACATGAAGCTCGAAAGGCGCTCGGGCAGGCTCATCGTCACATGCACGAAGGGCGACCCCGTGAACTGGGTGCGCCCGTCCGCCGACGTCCTCTTCTTCACCGTCGCAGAACTCGTCGGCGACGCAGCGCTCGGCGTCATCCTCACGGGCATGGGCGCGGACGGCGCGAAGGGACTCTTCGCCATGCGCCGCGCGGGCGCCATGACGTTCGGTCAGGACGAAACCTCATGCGTCGTCTACGGCATGCCGCGCGCGGCCTTCGAGTTGGGAGCAGTCGAACGCCAACTGCCGCTCGCGATGATGGCCGGCGCGATCACGCAGGCCGTGCGCGGGCGATAG
- a CDS encoding DUF421 domain-containing protein — protein MLTYSLVLAKLALGLLCLVLQMNLLGKGNLAPSSATDQVQNYVLGGIIGGVIYNENISFMDFILVLIAWTMLVLLLKYMKSNSSAVKSFVDGHPVRIIERGKLDVEECMRRGLLAHDIHLKLRTAGVYFVKDVKRAVLEPNGQLTVIQYGEQNARYPVVVDGQADEEALELADKDRIWLDAALREQGYELKDVYIGEYKEGALTVYPYEARA, from the coding sequence ATGCTCACATATTCGCTGGTCTTGGCAAAACTTGCGCTCGGGCTTCTGTGCCTCGTGCTGCAGATGAATCTCCTCGGCAAGGGAAATCTCGCGCCTAGCTCCGCGACCGATCAGGTGCAGAACTACGTTCTCGGCGGCATCATCGGCGGCGTCATATACAACGAGAATATTTCTTTCATGGACTTCATCCTCGTGCTCATCGCTTGGACAATGCTCGTCCTGCTCCTGAAATACATGAAGTCGAACAGCAGCGCCGTCAAATCCTTCGTCGACGGACATCCCGTGCGCATCATCGAGCGCGGCAAGCTCGACGTCGAAGAGTGCATGAGGCGGGGACTCCTCGCGCACGACATCCATCTGAAACTGCGCACGGCGGGCGTCTATTTCGTCAAGGACGTCAAGCGAGCCGTCCTTGAGCCGAACGGTCAGCTCACGGTCATCCAGTACGGCGAGCAGAACGCACGCTATCCCGTCGTCGTCGACGGACAGGCAGATGAGGAAGCCTTGGAACTTGCCGACAAGGATCGGATCTGGCTCGACGCGGCGCTTCGAGAGCAGGGATATGAACTCAAGGATGTCTACATCGGCGAGTACAAGGAGGGCGCACTCACGGTCTATCCGTACGAGGCGCGGGCGTGA
- a CDS encoding DUF3290 domain-containing protein: MQFYTYAYIVQHSQINDAVRYGVSFLMLFALLVAIIKYFRNRLVTRYRDLIVILFLAVAFLGGAQWNSFSQTKSDREQTSRMAGFLHNLGEEMEVPPEEIRTSSTHLKQGLLVEAEGKYYEITFNGDYTSFKYEETHLMTRDVKIVDKDS, translated from the coding sequence TTGCAGTTCTATACCTATGCTTACATTGTGCAGCACAGTCAGATCAACGACGCTGTACGGTACGGCGTGTCTTTTCTCATGCTTTTCGCGCTGCTCGTTGCCATCATCAAGTATTTTCGCAACCGTCTCGTCACGCGCTATCGCGACCTCATCGTCATCCTCTTCCTCGCCGTCGCCTTCCTGGGCGGTGCACAGTGGAATAGCTTCAGCCAGACGAAGAGTGATCGCGAACAGACCTCGCGCATGGCGGGATTTTTGCACAATCTCGGCGAGGAGATGGAGGTGCCGCCCGAGGAGATTCGCACGAGTTCCACCCATCTCAAGCAGGGACTTCTCGTCGAAGCGGAGGGCAAGTATTACGAGATCACGTTCAACGGCGACTACACGTCCTTCAAGTACGAGGAAACGCATCTGATGACGCGTGACGTGAAGATCGTTGACAAGGATTCTTAG
- a CDS encoding metal ABC transporter permease, translating into MEILYALLGALPFDWLQHGFMKNAFLAVLLVTPLFGLLSTMVVSNRMAFFSDSLGHGAFTGLAVGVLLGWLSPLLSLVAFSVVFALLITYIKNRSSASTDTIIGVFSSTGIALGLMLMSRGGGFNKYSSYLIGDLLSISPEEIGSLFFVFLAVVLVWALVFNSLLVLSINASFARSRGVAAFLTEGLFASVLAVVVAVSIQWVGLLIINSLLVLPAAAARNIAQDVKSYHLLSVAIALLSGVAGLLLAYYCNMAAGASIVVVAAAVFFLTLLLKPYFVR; encoded by the coding sequence ATGGAAATCCTCTATGCGCTTCTCGGCGCTCTGCCCTTCGACTGGCTGCAGCACGGCTTCATGAAGAATGCCTTTCTCGCCGTGCTGCTCGTGACGCCGCTCTTCGGGCTTCTGAGCACGATGGTTGTGTCGAACCGCATGGCGTTCTTCTCAGACTCTCTGGGACACGGCGCTTTCACGGGGCTTGCCGTCGGCGTGCTCTTGGGCTGGCTCTCGCCGCTCCTCTCGCTCGTTGCCTTCTCCGTCGTCTTCGCGCTCCTCATCACCTACATCAAGAACCGCAGCAGCGCGTCGACGGACACGATCATCGGCGTCTTCTCGTCTACGGGCATCGCGCTCGGCCTCATGCTCATGAGCCGGGGCGGCGGCTTCAACAAATATTCCTCGTACCTGATCGGTGATCTTCTTTCCATCTCGCCCGAGGAAATCGGCTCGCTCTTCTTCGTCTTTCTCGCCGTCGTCCTCGTCTGGGCGCTCGTGTTCAACTCACTTCTCGTGCTCTCGATCAACGCGTCGTTCGCCAGAAGCCGCGGCGTCGCCGCCTTTCTCACGGAGGGGCTTTTTGCTTCCGTGCTCGCCGTCGTCGTCGCCGTCAGCATCCAGTGGGTCGGGCTTCTCATCATCAACTCGCTGCTCGTGTTGCCCGCAGCCGCCGCGAGAAATATCGCGCAGGACGTCAAGAGCTACCATCTGCTCTCCGTTGCCATCGCGCTCCTTTCGGGCGTTGCGGGACTCTTGCTCGCTTACTACTGCAACATGGCGGCGGGCGCGAGCATCGTCGTCGTCGCCGCCGCCGTCTTTTTCCTCACATTGCTGTTGAAACCGTACTTTGTGCGCTGA
- a CDS encoding metal ABC transporter ATP-binding protein gives MFKNILHHRARSADDCGHLCCTKIEDFAVSFGRVEIFSGVNLHVHCGQLTALIGPNGAGKSTLLRAILGEVPHKGRLSYADAAGRRTGQPVIGYVPQYLRFDVSSPTSVMDIFMACLSRRPVWLFPAKSLRPRVLKSLARVHAEHLIDRRLGALSGGELQRVLLALALDPVPDLLLLDEPVSGVDQNGLELFYNIVAELRAQEDMAIILISHDLNLVAKYADQVVLLDHKVVTSGTPAEVFGDARTKKIFGMLAGAAPQKMETAPDALQDEALINESLQIESEKEGVRH, from the coding sequence TTGTTCAAGAATATCTTGCATCACCGTGCGCGTTCCGCGGACGACTGCGGCCATCTCTGCTGCACGAAGATCGAAGACTTCGCCGTATCCTTTGGGCGCGTGGAAATCTTTTCGGGCGTGAACCTTCACGTCCACTGCGGACAGCTCACGGCGCTCATCGGGCCGAACGGCGCGGGAAAATCGACGCTCCTTCGCGCCATCCTCGGCGAAGTGCCGCACAAGGGGAGGCTTTCCTATGCGGACGCTGCGGGACGGCGCACGGGGCAGCCCGTCATCGGCTATGTGCCGCAGTACCTGCGCTTCGACGTCAGTTCGCCGACGAGCGTCATGGACATCTTCATGGCGTGCCTCTCGCGCCGCCCCGTCTGGCTCTTTCCCGCGAAGTCTTTGAGACCGCGCGTCTTGAAGAGCCTCGCTCGCGTTCATGCCGAGCATCTCATCGACCGGCGGCTCGGCGCACTGTCGGGCGGCGAACTGCAGCGCGTGCTTCTTGCGCTCGCGCTCGATCCCGTGCCCGACCTGCTGCTCCTCGATGAACCTGTCTCGGGCGTCGATCAGAACGGCTTGGAGCTTTTTTACAATATCGTTGCCGAGCTTCGCGCCCAAGAGGACATGGCGATCATTCTGATTTCGCACGATCTGAACCTCGTTGCAAAGTATGCCGACCAGGTCGTGCTGCTCGACCATAAAGTTGTCACGAGCGGCACGCCTGCCGAGGTCTTCGGCGATGCGCGGACGAAGAAGATCTTCGGCATGCTCGCGGGCGCAGCGCCTCAGAAAATGGAGACGGCGCCCGATGCGCTGCAAGATGAAGCTCTGATAAATGAGTCACTGCAGATCGAGTCGGAGAAGGAAGGGGTGAGGCACTGA
- a CDS encoding ABC transporter permease — MLYDIWTVFWRDWIVLKRRLAKFILSRMVAPLLYLVAFGWGLGRSISVSSGTYLDFLVPGILALNSMNISFNSVIPVHAERIYHKSLEEYLVAPIRPAAFVIGKVLAAVLRGLISSAIIVVLACLFGAKLSLSPLFLLVLVLNCVIFAEIGFIAAMKIETYEEMGQVNTYILLPMSFLCGTFFSTKALPEVVRVLIELLPLTHTSVLLRALAGGEAASALSFGALVFYALLCFWLANRSFSQLTR; from the coding sequence GTGCTCTATGATATATGGACGGTCTTTTGGCGCGATTGGATCGTCTTGAAGCGCCGCTTGGCGAAGTTCATCTTGAGCCGCATGGTCGCACCGCTCCTCTACCTCGTCGCCTTCGGCTGGGGTCTCGGCAGGAGCATATCGGTGTCTTCCGGCACCTATCTCGACTTCCTCGTGCCGGGCATCCTCGCGCTCAATTCCATGAACATCAGCTTCAACAGCGTGATTCCCGTGCATGCCGAGCGCATTTACCACAAGAGCCTCGAAGAGTACCTCGTCGCGCCGATCCGTCCGGCGGCCTTCGTCATCGGCAAGGTGCTCGCGGCCGTATTGCGCGGACTCATTTCCTCTGCCATCATCGTCGTGCTCGCCTGCCTTTTCGGCGCGAAGCTCTCTCTTTCCCCGCTCTTTCTTCTCGTGCTCGTGCTGAACTGCGTGATCTTCGCGGAGATCGGCTTCATTGCGGCGATGAAGATTGAGACGTACGAAGAGATGGGACAGGTCAATACATACATCCTGCTGCCGATGTCGTTCCTCTGCGGCACGTTCTTCTCGACGAAGGCTTTGCCCGAGGTCGTGCGCGTCCTCATCGAGCTTCTGCCGCTCACGCATACGAGCGTGCTCCTGCGTGCACTCGCGGGCGGCGAGGCTGCGTCTGCACTTTCTTTCGGTGCGCTCGTTTTCTACGCGCTCCTTTGCTTCTGGCTCGCGAATCGGTCTTTCTCCCAGTTGACGCGCTAG
- a CDS encoding ABC transporter ATP-binding protein, which yields MVRVENLVKEFRHTDAAGKAAVKRAVDGLSFAVARGEIFGLLGPNGAGKTTTIRMLTMLTQPTSGAIFYEGRPLAGNEAAVKELIGVVPQQVNFDQDLTAGENLELHARLHHIGAAERRARIEELLAFVELEGVRRDPVRRLSGGMKRRLLIARALVHRPRILFLDEPTVALDPQVRRRIWELIRQMAHEGVTVLLTTHYIEEAESLCARVAIMNRGKLAALDAPAALRERLGDFVVEWDGEAGREYRYFAGRKDAAAFAAALDGAASIRRSNLEDAFIELTGRKEGL from the coding sequence TTGGTTCGCGTGGAAAATCTTGTCAAGGAGTTTCGTCATACCGATGCTGCGGGAAAGGCAGCGGTGAAGCGTGCGGTAGACGGGCTTTCTTTTGCTGTCGCACGCGGGGAGATCTTCGGGCTTTTAGGGCCGAACGGCGCGGGCAAGACGACGACGATCCGCATGTTGACGATGCTCACGCAGCCGACTTCGGGTGCAATTTTCTACGAGGGCAGGCCGCTTGCTGGAAATGAAGCGGCGGTCAAGGAGCTGATCGGCGTCGTGCCGCAGCAGGTGAACTTCGACCAGGATTTGACGGCGGGCGAGAACCTTGAGCTGCACGCGCGCCTGCATCATATCGGGGCGGCAGAGCGCCGCGCACGCATAGAAGAGCTGCTCGCCTTCGTCGAGCTTGAGGGCGTGCGGCGCGATCCCGTGCGGCGTCTGTCGGGCGGCATGAAGCGCAGACTTCTCATCGCGCGCGCCCTCGTGCACCGACCGCGCATCCTCTTTCTCGACGAGCCGACGGTCGCGCTCGACCCGCAGGTGCGGCGGCGCATCTGGGAGCTGATTCGGCAAATGGCGCATGAAGGTGTGACGGTGCTGCTGACGACGCACTACATCGAGGAGGCGGAGAGCCTCTGCGCGCGCGTCGCCATCATGAACCGCGGCAAGCTAGCGGCGCTCGATGCGCCCGCCGCCCTGCGCGAAAGGCTCGGCGATTTCGTCGTCGAGTGGGACGGCGAGGCGGGGCGCGAGTACCGCTACTTCGCAGGGCGCAAAGATGCCGCCGCGTTTGCCGCCGCGCTCGACGGCGCGGCGAGCATCCGCCGCTCGAATCTGGAGGACGCCTTCATCGAGCTGACGGGGCGAAAGGAGGGGCTGTGA
- a CDS encoding ISL3 family transposase → MDAVDLFAVALNLPSPWHISQVEFKPSKESSLELHIYIAFQRGGRFPCPQEPCGKSFPAYDTAPRTWRHLNFFQYKTYIHADLPRIQCEKHGVKTVQVPWAREGSGFTLLFESWIVELSKHLPVAVIARMVEEHDTRLWRFIRHYVGKAREAEDYAGVTNIGIDETSKKGHKYITVVADLAQRKVIFVTEGKDSTTVQRFAVDFEAHSGKCEKVHLVTCDMSLGFRKGIRETFENSKTVIDKFHVIKHANEAVDKVRKAEAKQNVLLKNSKYLWLKNEANLTESQRAKKETLQKKHLKTARAYAMRVEMQEIYVQALNRDDAEKRLKKLCSWMMHSRLEPMKKFCGTLRNHWEEILHYFEHPYTNAILEGLNSLIQNIKCRARGFRNDEYFKTMIYLGCGKLKFDISFP, encoded by the coding sequence ATGGATGCTGTAGATTTATTTGCTGTTGCTTTGAATCTTCCATCGCCTTGGCACATATCTCAAGTGGAGTTCAAACCATCGAAAGAATCATCCTTAGAACTTCACATTTACATCGCTTTTCAACGTGGAGGACGGTTTCCTTGTCCGCAAGAACCCTGTGGAAAAAGTTTTCCTGCTTACGACACCGCACCGAGAACATGGCGGCATCTCAATTTCTTTCAATACAAGACCTACATTCATGCTGACCTTCCGCGTATTCAATGCGAAAAGCATGGGGTGAAAACGGTACAAGTTCCTTGGGCGAGGGAGGGTTCCGGCTTCACACTTCTTTTTGAAAGCTGGATCGTAGAACTCTCAAAACATTTGCCCGTAGCCGTCATCGCTCGTATGGTGGAAGAGCATGACACAAGACTCTGGCGGTTCATCCGACATTATGTGGGAAAAGCCCGGGAAGCAGAAGATTACGCCGGAGTTACCAACATCGGTATAGATGAAACCAGCAAGAAGGGGCACAAGTACATCACGGTTGTCGCCGATCTTGCGCAGCGCAAAGTCATCTTCGTCACGGAAGGCAAGGATTCAACTACAGTTCAACGGTTTGCAGTGGACTTCGAGGCGCATAGCGGAAAATGTGAAAAAGTTCATCTTGTCACCTGCGATATGTCTCTGGGATTTCGTAAAGGCATACGGGAAACCTTCGAAAACAGCAAAACCGTCATCGACAAATTCCATGTAATCAAGCACGCCAACGAAGCTGTGGACAAAGTGCGCAAGGCGGAAGCCAAACAGAATGTGCTGTTGAAGAACTCGAAATATTTGTGGTTGAAGAACGAGGCCAATCTGACGGAAAGCCAGCGGGCAAAAAAGGAAACTCTTCAGAAGAAGCATCTAAAAACAGCACGCGCCTATGCCATGCGTGTTGAAATGCAGGAGATTTATGTGCAAGCGCTGAATCGTGACGATGCAGAAAAGCGTTTGAAAAAACTCTGCAGCTGGATGATGCATTCCAGGCTCGAACCCATGAAAAAGTTTTGCGGCACACTCCGCAACCATTGGGAGGAAATCCTGCATTACTTCGAGCATCCATACACCAATGCGATTCTGGAAGGGCTGAACAGCTTGATTCAGAACATCAAGTGTCGTGCACGAGGCTTCAGAAATGACGAGTATTTCAAGACGATGATCTATTTGGGATGCGGTAAGTTGAAATTTGATATTTCATTTCCATAA
- a CDS encoding ADP-ribosylglycohydrolase family protein: protein MYGAILGDMIGSPYEFDRGGKTKDFPLFSQGSRFTDDTVMTIAVADALLEVGEEADEAAVCAAIVRSMQRWGRRYPRAGYGGLFRRWLASDEPKPYGSFGNGSAMRVAAAGWLYDTLARTREVARQTAVVTHNHEEGIKGAEATASAIFLSREGKPKEEIKEYIVREFSYDLSRTLDEIRPHYSMDATCQGSVPEAIISFLESTDFEDAVRNAVSLGGDTDTVACIAGSIAEAFYGVPEALKSECRRRLPQEMLAVLDAFDEARQR, encoded by the coding sequence ATGTATGGTGCAATCTTAGGCGATATGATCGGTTCACCGTATGAATTCGACCGCGGCGGCAAGACGAAGGATTTTCCTCTGTTCAGTCAAGGCTCGCGCTTTACGGATGATACGGTGATGACGATCGCTGTGGCGGACGCCTTGTTGGAAGTGGGAGAAGAGGCGGACGAAGCGGCGGTTTGTGCGGCGATCGTTCGCTCGATGCAGCGCTGGGGCAGGAGGTATCCTCGCGCCGGCTACGGAGGACTCTTCCGCCGCTGGCTGGCAAGTGATGAGCCGAAGCCTTACGGTAGCTTCGGCAACGGTTCGGCGATGCGCGTCGCCGCTGCGGGCTGGCTCTACGATACGCTCGCAAGGACGCGCGAGGTAGCGAGGCAGACGGCGGTCGTTACGCACAACCATGAGGAGGGAATCAAGGGCGCGGAGGCGACGGCGAGCGCCATCTTCCTTTCGCGTGAGGGCAAGCCGAAGGAGGAGATCAAGGAATATATCGTGCGGGAGTTCAGCTACGATTTGTCACGCACGCTCGATGAGATTCGTCCGCATTACTCGATGGACGCTACATGCCAAGGATCTGTGCCCGAGGCGATTATTTCGTTCCTCGAAAGCACGGATTTCGAGGATGCCGTGCGAAATGCCGTGTCCCTCGGCGGTGATACGGACACGGTCGCCTGCATCGCGGGCAGCATTGCCGAAGCTTTCTACGGCGTGCCCGAAGCGCTGAAATCGGAATGCCGCCGCCGTCTGCCGCAGGAAATGCTCGCGGTGCTCGATGCGTTTGACGAGGCGCGGCAGAGGTGA
- a CDS encoding ABC transporter ATP-binding protein translates to MSAVITFRDVSKSYGGAEAVRDLSLSIEAGEFITVLGASGGGKTTFLKMINGLVEPTSGEITVLGESLKTADLVQLRRKIGYAIQGSVLFPHLTVEENIAYVPNLWNKSDKERTKKAVAKWMAIVGLAAELGERYPAGLSGGQQQRVGIARALAASPELLLMDEPFGAVDALLRRQLQDEIRAIHARGGLTIVFVTHDVEEALRLGTRVLILKDGCIEQFAAPEEIEKSPATDFVRQLVEKA, encoded by the coding sequence ATGAGCGCGGTCATCACGTTTCGCGATGTAAGCAAATCGTATGGAGGGGCGGAGGCCGTCCGCGACTTGAGCCTTTCCATTGAGGCGGGCGAGTTCATCACGGTGCTCGGTGCATCGGGCGGCGGCAAGACGACGTTCCTCAAGATGATCAACGGACTCGTCGAGCCGACTTCGGGAGAGATCACGGTGCTCGGCGAAAGCCTCAAAACGGCGGATCTCGTGCAGCTGCGCCGCAAGATCGGCTATGCGATTCAGGGCAGCGTGCTCTTCCCGCATCTGACGGTCGAGGAAAACATCGCCTATGTGCCGAACCTTTGGAACAAGAGCGACAAGGAGCGCACGAAGAAGGCCGTGGCGAAGTGGATGGCGATCGTCGGACTCGCCGCAGAGCTTGGCGAACGCTATCCCGCTGGGCTTTCTGGCGGGCAGCAGCAGCGCGTCGGCATCGCGCGCGCCTTGGCGGCGTCGCCCGAGCTTCTGCTGATGGATGAGCCGTTCGGCGCGGTCGACGCCCTGCTGCGCCGCCAGCTGCAGGACGAAATCCGCGCCATTCACGCACGCGGCGGTCTCACGATCGTCTTCGTCACGCACGATGTCGAAGAAGCCCTGCGCCTCGGCACGCGCGTCCTCATATTGAAAGATGGCTGCATCGAGCAGTTCGCCGCTCCCGAGGAAATCGAGAAGAGTCCTGCGACGGACTTTGTGCGGCAGCTTGTGGAAAAAGCGTAG
- a CDS encoding glycine betaine ABC transporter substrate-binding protein — protein MFSEMIRLFHERSDFFLQLTLEHIAISLVAIVLAIVLGGAMGILIAEVDRMAQPTLLVVNFLYTIPSIAMFGFLLPFSGIGNTTAIIALTLYALLPMVKNTHTGLKNVDPLLIEAAVGMGSTRFQVLRRIALPLAMPVILAGIRNMTTMTIALAGIASFIGAGGLGIAIYRGITTNNAALAFDGSLLIACLALLADTVLARLEKRVFLRRSDTRGRRRRSWRRLVAISLALVAAGGAYAFFQSTKVAVIRIATKPMTEQLILGEMLKLVIEQDGRLKVALTPGVGGGTSNIMPAMEHGDFDIYPEYTGTGWLQVLKRTDAYDESRFAELQEEYRNRYHMEWLGMTGFNDTFGIAVRRDLAERYQLRTYSDLARVADKMNFGAEYDFFEREDGFPAMCRAYGMNFASTVDIDIGLKYQALDEGKLDSMIVFTTDGRLSKVNGIVLEDDKKFFTSYECGMVVREEALSAHPELRALLAHFDGLISEAEMAEMNDAVESGGEEPRIVARRFLEEKGVLR, from the coding sequence ATGTTTTCAGAGATGATACGACTTTTCCATGAGCGCAGCGATTTTTTTCTGCAGCTTACGCTGGAGCACATTGCCATATCGCTGGTGGCGATCGTCCTCGCCATCGTGCTTGGCGGCGCGATGGGCATTTTGATCGCCGAGGTTGACCGCATGGCGCAGCCGACGCTTCTCGTCGTCAATTTTCTCTACACGATCCCGTCGATCGCGATGTTCGGCTTTCTTCTGCCTTTTTCGGGCATTGGCAACACGACGGCGATCATCGCCTTGACGCTCTATGCGCTCTTGCCGATGGTGAAGAATACACATACGGGCTTGAAAAATGTCGATCCACTCCTCATCGAAGCGGCGGTCGGCATGGGGTCGACGCGCTTCCAGGTGCTCAGGCGCATCGCCTTGCCGCTCGCCATGCCCGTCATTCTCGCAGGCATCCGCAACATGACGACGATGACGATCGCGCTCGCGGGCATCGCGTCCTTCATCGGTGCGGGCGGCCTCGGCATCGCCATCTACCGCGGCATCACGACGAATAATGCAGCGCTCGCCTTCGACGGCTCGCTCCTCATCGCCTGTTTGGCGCTCCTGGCTGATACCGTTCTCGCTCGCCTCGAAAAGCGTGTCTTTCTCCGCCGAAGCGATACGAGGGGGCGGAGGAGACGTTCGTGGCGGCGTCTTGTGGCGATTTCTCTCGCGCTCGTCGCAGCAGGCGGCGCTTATGCGTTCTTTCAGAGCACGAAGGTGGCTGTCATCCGCATTGCGACGAAGCCGATGACGGAGCAGTTGATCCTCGGCGAGATGCTCAAACTCGTCATTGAGCAGGACGGGCGGCTCAAGGTCGCCCTGACGCCGGGCGTCGGCGGCGGCACGTCGAACATCATGCCGGCGATGGAGCATGGCGATTTCGACATCTATCCCGAGTATACGGGAACGGGCTGGCTGCAGGTTTTGAAACGCACGGACGCCTACGACGAATCGCGCTTCGCCGAATTGCAGGAAGAGTATCGCAATCGGTATCACATGGAGTGGCTCGGCATGACGGGCTTCAACGATACCTTCGGCATCGCCGTGCGGCGTGATCTCGCCGAGCGGTATCAGCTCAGGACGTATTCCGACCTCGCACGCGTCGCAGACAAGATGAATTTTGGCGCCGAGTACGATTTCTTCGAGCGCGAGGACGGCTTCCCTGCAATGTGCCGCGCTTACGGCATGAACTTCGCTTCGACCGTCGATATCGACATCGGTCTCAAGTATCAGGCGCTTGATGAAGGCAAGCTCGATTCGATGATCGTCTTCACGACAGACGGACGGCTTTCCAAGGTCAATGGAATCGTGCTTGAAGATGACAAGAAATTTTTTACGTCCTACGAATGCGGGATGGTCGTGCGCGAAGAGGCGCTCTCGGCACATCCCGAGCTTCGCGCCTTGCTCGCGCATTTCGACGGACTGATTTCGGAAGCGGAGATGGCAGAGATGAACGACGCGGTCGAGTCGGGCGGCGAGGAGCCGCGCATCGTTGCACGTCGCTTCTTGGAAGAAAAGGGGGTGCTCCGATGA
- a CDS encoding 4Fe-4S binding protein, with the protein MMGVQEYLEILRNIRDCAFATIDCTGAPTVRIIDVMLVEEGRLYFCTARGKDFYAELMANPAVAVTGLNKEWQTVRLMGRAERLADSEQKAMIDRIFHENPSMEGVYPGEARYILEAFVIAEGRLEFFDLGKSPICRESSSFGRAEREEKGFRITENCIGCGTCAAVCPQQCIAEGEPYKIAAAHCLHCGLCFESCPVEAIERLGSEAH; encoded by the coding sequence ATGATGGGTGTTCAAGAGTATCTGGAAATCCTGCGCAATATCCGTGACTGCGCCTTTGCGACGATCGATTGCACGGGAGCGCCCACCGTGCGCATCATCGACGTGATGTTAGTGGAAGAGGGGCGGCTTTACTTCTGCACGGCGCGCGGCAAGGATTTCTATGCCGAACTTATGGCGAATCCCGCCGTCGCTGTTACGGGACTCAACAAGGAGTGGCAGACGGTACGTCTTATGGGACGCGCCGAAAGGCTTGCGGACAGCGAACAGAAGGCGATGATTGACCGTATCTTTCATGAGAATCCCTCGATGGAGGGCGTCTATCCAGGCGAGGCACGTTACATCCTCGAAGCCTTCGTCATCGCGGAGGGCAGACTCGAATTTTTCGACCTCGGCAAGAGTCCAATCTGTCGTGAGAGCAGTTCCTTCGGCCGTGCAGAGCGCGAGGAAAAGGGCTTTCGCATCACTGAGAACTGCATCGGCTGCGGCACCTGCGCGGCGGTCTGTCCGCAGCAGTGCATCGCGGAAGGCGAGCCGTACAAGATTGCGGCCGCACACTGCCTGCACTGCGGACTTTGTTTTGAAAGCTGTCCTGTGGAAGCAATCGAAAGGCTGGGCAGCGAGGCGCATTGA